From the genome of Streptomyces ficellus:
GGCGAGATCGCGCTCGCGGTGGAGGCCGCCGGGACCGCCCACCAGCTGGCCCGCGACAACGACCTGACGGTCCAGGACCTGGCGGGCAGTCTCCTGGCCCTCGTCTCGGCCGAGGCCGAGGCGGGCAGGCTCTCCGAAGCGCGCGCTCACGCGGACGAGCTGACCGAACTGACCGGGGACCGGTCCGACAGCCTGTGGGCCGAGGCGCGGTGGACCGCCGCCGCCGTCCGGGTGCGCCAGGGCGACCTCGAGGCCGCCCAGTCGCTCCTGGAGCAGGCGCTCGACCGCTTCAGCAGCGCGGAGGACCTCTCCCTGTGGACGCGGCTGCGGGTCGCGGCCGCCCGGCTGCACCTGCTGAAGGCCCCGCCGGAGCTGGACGCCGCCGAGCAGTACGTCGAGCAGGCCGAGGCCGGGCTCGCCTTCGTGGGCGTCCCCGCGCTGGAGCAGGAGGTGCTCTCGCTGCGGGCGGACATCGCCTTCCGGGCCGGCCGGTTCGCCGACGCGCGCACGCTCCTGGACCGGGTGCGCGGCCACGACCCCCACATGACCTACCGCAACCGGGTCCGCCTGGACGTCCTCGACAGCCGGCTGCTGATCATCGAGGGCGAGCAGCAGGAGGGGCTGCGCAGGATGCGGGCGCTCGCCGAGGAGGCGCAGGCCGCGTCGAACATCGACCTGGCCGCCGACATCTGGCGCCTGCTCGCCGAGACGCTCGCCCAGGCGCACGGGTCCGCCCCCTCGGCCTGACGGCCGGTATTCGGCCTGCAACGCCGACGTTCCGCCCCGGGCCCTTTTCCGGTCCCGTTGTGGGCAACCATCCCGCCGGTCGCGTTGTGGGCAGTCGTCCCGCTGGGGCGGGACGGGTGGGCACAACGGGACCGGGGCGGTGCCTGTTCTCGGTTCGCCCTGGGGCGGTGCCTCGGGCCGGTGACCCCCGGTGGGTGTGGGGCGTGGCCCCTCCGGGCTCGCCTCCTCGGGGCCGGCGGCCTCGGGTTACGGGTAGGGGAGCCCCGGTAACGCCGCCAGCCCCTGCGGGGGCGACCCTGCACGGCCCCGCCCCGGGTACGTCGCCGACTGCGGGTCGTGGGTGGGAGGGGCACGGCCCTGCCCCGGGTGTGTCGCCGGGTGCGGGGCGGTGGGGTGGTCAGTCGAGGTGGCGCGCGCGGAGCAGGCCCGCCGCCGCGAGGGCGAGGAAGCCGCC
Proteins encoded in this window:
- a CDS encoding helix-turn-helix domain-containing protein, which gives rise to MLEQPFFGRRLKQLRTERGLSQAALAGDGMSTGYLSRLESGARQPTARAVEYLAAQLGVKVAAFEEPGATDSLAQALAIATSDHSDDTIEALERSLSTGGAQDPMLRWQALWLVAQWRRGHNQHARERAHLEELVTVGDTLGLPALRARGFTQLARCLRACGEIALAVEAAGTAHQLARDNDLTVQDLAGSLLALVSAEAEAGRLSEARAHADELTELTGDRSDSLWAEARWTAAAVRVRQGDLEAAQSLLEQALDRFSSAEDLSLWTRLRVAAARLHLLKAPPELDAAEQYVEQAEAGLAFVGVPALEQEVLSLRADIAFRAGRFADARTLLDRVRGHDPHMTYRNRVRLDVLDSRLLIIEGEQQEGLRRMRALAEEAQAASNIDLAADIWRLLAETLAQAHGSAPSA